A stretch of Bacteroidales bacterium DNA encodes these proteins:
- a CDS encoding TonB-dependent receptor, whose translation MKRSGLIRKACFFLFVFLFSSTGILLAQERVLSGVVRDAETKEPLPGANVIIKGTTRGTITDLNGNFSLRLQSGDEVLVVSFVGYNNKEIQPGSQQFVEVLLETEKVALGEIVVIGYGTVRKSDLTGSVSSVKAEEMTRITASNPVQGLMGKVAGVQVTNTSGAPGAAPVVRVRGVGTFNNSSPIYVVDGVILDDISFLNASDIASTEVLKDASATAIYGSRGANGVIIITTRSGSLTKGKTVFSYSGEYNLQMLAKKIDLLNGREFAIISNEIRPGSFNNVDAVPNTDWQDLIFHTAPMHNHQFSASGSTENMQFYFGVGYFNQQGIIDKSSYERLTIKLNNTYQLSKGIKLGNNLTIAPHKEQIAPNVTYSAYRAQPVLVPYYPDGSFGVVYNVGNPLADLKYSNNYNKGIRGVGNFFAEATLLKHFTLKSSFGLDASYNKAVSFTPEFTVYNPDGTASQQQNVGSDLYKGTGDFLGWLWENTLNYSQTFGKHTLDAVAGYTMQDNSSESYGISGQNILRDGRDFWYLQPSYLTNTINQFRNSVDPNQYYSMISYLFRVNYTYDGKYIFTTTFRRDGSSKFAPGNRFSNFPSFAAGWNITREKFMEAFPFVSNLKLRASWGIIGNDKIIYTDRFSTVNANLVSVFGVNPTAWPAATYSKSGNPDLKWESTYQTDIGLETGFFQNKLTAEFDFYNKVTKDILVELSTPGYLGNGQGQKVRFNAASVLNRGLEFQVNWREKKNDFSYSVGLLGSTIHNEVLKIGGNVGIDSVLIGGYLGNGIPVTQSRVGLPIGAFYGYKTNGIFQTPEELAAYPHSSQAEVGDLRFVDVNHDSKIDGNDRTFIGSPIPTFIYGFHFEAGYKDFELSLDLQGQTGNKIFNGKEVVRPDPYNFEKHVFNRWTGPGTSNTEPRPSFGGYNYSPSDRFVQDGSFLRLRNITFSYALPSGLSDKLQLSKAVLYLKGTNLYTLTKFTGYTPEIGSEDVLSNGIDNGIYPVTAVYSFGLNITF comes from the coding sequence ATGAAAAGATCTGGTTTGATTCGTAAAGCGTGTTTTTTCCTGTTTGTTTTCCTGTTCAGCAGTACAGGGATTCTTTTGGCTCAGGAGAGGGTTCTGAGCGGCGTTGTCCGTGATGCGGAAACAAAGGAACCTCTGCCGGGGGCCAATGTAATAATTAAAGGTACGACAAGAGGTACCATCACCGATCTGAACGGAAATTTTTCTCTTCGGCTTCAATCGGGCGATGAGGTACTGGTTGTATCCTTTGTGGGATATAATAACAAGGAGATACAACCAGGTTCGCAACAATTCGTTGAGGTTTTGCTCGAAACCGAAAAAGTTGCTCTTGGAGAAATCGTTGTGATCGGGTATGGCACTGTGAGAAAGAGCGATCTTACTGGTTCCGTAAGCTCTGTGAAAGCGGAGGAAATGACCCGCATCACCGCTTCAAATCCTGTTCAGGGGCTGATGGGCAAAGTGGCCGGTGTACAGGTAACCAACACCTCAGGTGCACCGGGTGCTGCCCCTGTGGTGCGCGTAAGAGGAGTCGGTACTTTTAACAATTCTTCGCCCATTTATGTGGTTGATGGAGTTATTCTTGATGATATTTCATTTCTGAATGCTTCTGATATAGCTTCAACTGAAGTGTTGAAAGATGCCTCAGCAACCGCCATTTATGGTTCCCGCGGTGCAAACGGGGTCATTATTATCACTACCCGCAGTGGCAGTCTGACCAAAGGGAAGACGGTGTTTTCCTATTCGGGGGAATACAATCTTCAGATGCTGGCCAAGAAAATAGACCTTTTGAATGGAAGGGAGTTTGCTATTATTTCAAACGAAATCAGGCCGGGAAGCTTTAATAATGTGGATGCGGTGCCGAATACCGACTGGCAGGATCTTATTTTCCATACGGCACCCATGCACAACCATCAGTTTTCAGCCTCTGGGTCCACTGAAAACATGCAGTTTTATTTCGGAGTAGGGTATTTCAACCAGCAGGGTATTATCGACAAATCATCCTATGAAAGGCTTACCATTAAACTGAATAACACCTATCAGCTGAGCAAGGGTATAAAACTGGGAAATAATCTGACCATTGCCCCGCATAAAGAGCAGATAGCTCCCAATGTAACTTATTCGGCGTACAGGGCCCAGCCTGTTCTTGTACCCTATTATCCCGACGGAAGTTTCGGTGTAGTTTACAATGTGGGAAATCCGCTGGCTGATCTGAAATATTCGAATAACTACAACAAGGGAATCAGAGGTGTGGGCAACTTCTTTGCCGAAGCTACCCTTTTGAAACATTTTACACTCAAAAGTAGTTTTGGTCTGGATGCATCCTATAATAAAGCGGTGTCTTTCACACCTGAATTCACTGTATATAACCCTGATGGAACAGCTTCGCAGCAGCAGAATGTTGGCAGTGATCTTTACAAAGGTACAGGGGACTTCCTCGGATGGCTATGGGAAAATACCCTAAACTACAGTCAGACGTTTGGAAAACACACACTGGATGCCGTAGCAGGTTATACCATGCAGGACAATTCGTCGGAAAGCTACGGGATATCGGGTCAGAATATTTTAAGGGACGGACGGGATTTCTGGTATCTCCAGCCATCTTACCTCACCAATACCATCAATCAATTCAGAAATTCAGTCGATCCGAACCAATATTATTCCATGATTTCGTATCTGTTTCGGGTCAATTATACTTATGACGGGAAATATATTTTCACAACCACGTTCCGCCGGGATGGATCGTCGAAGTTTGCACCCGGCAACCGGTTTTCCAACTTCCCGTCGTTTGCTGCCGGCTGGAACATTACACGGGAGAAATTCATGGAAGCATTCCCCTTCGTGAGCAATCTCAAGCTCAGGGCAAGCTGGGGTATTATTGGAAACGATAAAATCATTTATACCGACAGGTTCTCAACCGTAAATGCCAATCTGGTAAGTGTTTTTGGTGTCAATCCGACTGCATGGCCGGCAGCTACTTATAGCAAAAGCGGAAATCCTGACCTGAAATGGGAAAGCACCTATCAAACCGATATAGGGCTTGAAACGGGTTTTTTCCAGAACAAACTTACAGCCGAGTTTGATTTTTATAACAAGGTAACAAAGGATATCCTTGTAGAACTTTCCACTCCCGGGTATCTTGGAAACGGTCAGGGCCAGAAGGTGCGTTTCAATGCGGCATCGGTACTCAACAGAGGGTTGGAATTTCAGGTTAACTGGAGAGAAAAGAAAAATGATTTTTCCTACAGTGTCGGATTGCTGGGTTCCACTATTCACAATGAAGTACTGAAAATTGGCGGAAATGTTGGCATCGATTCCGTACTGATAGGTGGGTACCTGGGAAACGGAATTCCTGTTACGCAGAGCAGAGTTGGCCTGCCAATCGGCGCATTTTACGGATACAAAACCAACGGTATATTCCAGACGCCCGAAGAACTGGCTGCCTATCCGCACAGTTCACAGGCTGAGGTTGGCGATCTTCGTTTTGTGGATGTTAACCACGACAGCAAAATTGACGGGAACGACCGCACGTTCATAGGATCTCCCATTCCAACGTTCATCTATGGGTTTCACTTCGAGGCAGGATACAAAGACTTTGAGCTTTCACTTGATTTACAGGGCCAAACCGGAAATAAAATATTTAATGGCAAAGAGGTAGTACGTCCTGATCCCTATAATTTTGAAAAACATGTATTCAACCGTTGGACAGGGCCCGGCACAAGCAATACTGAACCCAGACCTTCGTTCGGAGGCTATAATTACTCCCCTTCCGACAGATTTGTTCAGGACGGTTCCTTTTTACGCCTGAGGAATATAACATTTTCGTATGCATTACCTTCCGGCCTGTCCGACAAGCTTCAGCTTTCGAAGGCTGTTCTTTATCTGAAAGGTACCAATCTGTATACTCTGACCAAATTCACCGGATATACTCCGGAGATTGGCAGTGAGGATGTTCTGTCAAACGGGATTGATAATGGTATCTACCCGGTTACTGCT